The Natribaculum luteum genome contains the following window.
ACGCGCGGTCGTACAGCGGGACCGCAACCGTCCACAGCAGGACGAACGCCGCGCCGACGACGACCACGGCGAGCCAGAGGTCGCCGCGACCGGTCGGCGGCCCGCTGGCCATCGCGGCGAACGTGCCGACGAACAGCGCTACACAGACCGCGAGGCTGCCGAACTCGAGCGTCGCCGCGACCGGATGTTCGCGTGCCGTCTCCCAGAGAGCGGCGAGGTCAGTACGGAGACTCATCGTCGAGGTGGTCGCTCGAGGAGGACGTCGGTCACGTCTAGTTACGCTTGCGACTCGATGTCCGCAGCGATGTCGTCGAGTTCGTCGTCGGAGAGATCCGGGAGGTCGCCGAAGATGGCGTGAATCGGCCCACCGGCGTCGTCCTCGAAGCGCGGGACGATGTGACAGTGGACGTGGTCGACCTCCTGGCCGGCGGCCTCGCCGTTGTTGAACGCGACCGTCGTCGCGTCGGCGTCGACGGCGTCCTCGACGGCCGGCACGAGTCGGTGGATCGTCGCGTAGAGGTCCGCCGCCTCGTCTTCGGGGACGTCCTCGAGTCGTTCGTACTCCGCTTTGGGGATGACGAGCGTGTGCCCCGGCGCGAGCGGGTTCGCGTCGAGAAACGCGAGCGTCGTCTCGTCTTCGTAGACGATCCGTGCCGGAATCTCGCCGTCGACGATCTGACTGAAGATCGAACTCATAGGCGAGTGTGTGGTCGCACCCATCAAGAAGGTTACTCGTGGCGACGACGTCCCGGGGTTCGTGGCTAGATCGACGCCGACCGCCTCGGCGACCAGCGCGTCGACGACCGCCGATGCGATCGGCGGTGACAACCACGTCGACGACAACCGCATCGACAGCGACTGCCCCCGACATCTACCCGTGGCGCGCGCCGGGCCGTGGCGAACGACGAGTGAGCCACGGCTCGACGTCGTGCGAGGGATGAGCGAGCGAACGGCGTGAGCGAGCGAATCGGCTGGGGAGGACGTGGCTCTCATCGTGTTCGTGCGAGCAGGGCACTCGTCGCCGCAGTCGTCCGCACTCGAGCAGGGACGTTTCGGGCGTTCGACTCCTCGAGCAGTTACCCGCGGGCTACGACTCGAGCGAGTACGCTTCCCACAGTCTACGCACTCGAGGAGGTGATCACGAGGGCGCTCGTCGTCGGTTATCAGCAGTCGGACTCGAGCTCACGCCCGCCGGTCTCGCGCCGGATCGCCGTCGCCCGCGCCCCGACCGCCCTCGTCCTCCCAGCCCTCGAGGTGGACGAGGTCGTCGAGCTCGAGACGGTCGCGCCAGCCTTCCGTCTGGAGGATCGGCTCCTCGGGGAACGACTCCGGATAGCCGACACAGAGGTAGGCCACGGGCTTGACGTGGGGTGGCACGTCGAGCACCTCGCGCACCTCCGACGGGTAGAGAAAGCTCACCCAGCCGACCCCGATTCCCTCGGCGCGGGCGGCCAGCCAGAGGTTCTGGACGGCCAGACACGTCGAGTAGACGTCCATCCGGCGCATCGAGTTGCGACCCAGCACGTGCGGTTCGCCACGCGTCGGATCGCAGGTGACACAGACGTTGACCGGCGCGTCCTCGATCCCCTCGAGTTTCAACCGTCCGAACTGCGACCGCCGGGGCTGCTCGTAGGCCGCCTGGGCGGCGTCGATCGCTCTCGAGGCGATCGCTTTGATCTCGGCTTTCGTCTCCGGATCCCGGACGACGACGAAGTCCCAGGGCTGGGAGAAGCCGACGCTCGGCGCGTGGTGGGCCGCGTCGATCACCCGCTCGAGTGTCTCCTCGGGGATCGGTTCGTCCCGAAATCGGCGGATATCCCGCCTTGCGTAGATCGTCCGGTACACTGCCCGAATCTCGTCGTCGGTGAATCCAAACATACTGGAGCTAGAAAAATTATACTTGAAGCCGTTTTCCATCCTCCTGACAGCAGGACCGATCCCGCCGTCGGCAGGGCAGCCGACCAGACGGGCCGACGACCGGCAACTCGCCAGCGGGGCAGCCGACTACTCGAGCGACCACTCCTCGGGAGGAGCGGCGAGACACGTCTCGAGGGCGTCCTCGATCGCCGCCACGTACTCCGCCGGTTCGTAGCCGAGGCGAGCGATCCAGACGTCCTGGTACGATGGATGCAGGATCGGGAGGAGCCACGTCTCGAGTCGATCGCAGCGGACGGGATCGAGCACCGAATCGAGAAACCCCTCGAGGTCGCGTCCTTCGGCCTCGAGGACCGTGGTCGTCGCGTGCTTGCCCGTCGCGAGGACGACGGCCGGCGAGACCGACTCGAGTTCGGCACGCAGGTGCGACCGGCAGGTCGCCCGTTCCTCGGCGGTCGGTTCGCGGTTGGTCGTCTCGTCGTCGTCGGCCGCGGGAAAACACTTGACGGCGTTCGTGTAGTAGGCATCGTCGGCGTAGCCGATCGACTCGAGGAGGTCGCGAACGCGACGGCCGGAGTGTCTCGAGGTGTAGGCCTTGCCGGTCCAGTTGCCGCCTCGCCAGCGGTCGGCGTCGGGGTCGCCGTAGCCGGGCGCTTCGCCGACGACCATCACGGCGGCGTCGAGATCGCCGGTACCCCAGGAGATGTGCTCTCGAGCGTCGACGAGGGCCGGACACCGGGTGCAGTTCGACTCGAGGACGTGGCGTCTGGTCGGGAACTCGGGCACGTGTGGTCGTGGGTCGGCGCGTCGAATCACGGTGTCGATGCCGATCGACGGCCGGCGAGGTGAGGGTCGTGGGAGGTTGCTACGATCGGACGGCCGACACGACTCGAGACGTCACCGAAATCGGTCACGTCGCTCGAGGTGTCAGCACAGCCTCGGAACGGGAACAGTATCAGGATTACAATCAGTTCCGAATCAGATCATTTCGAGTCGAATATGAGCGCTTTCCGTCTCGGGTTCGGACTGTCGTGCGTAGCGATCGATTCGCGCTGACGTGAGCACGGTTCGCGAACGGACTGGAACGGCCAAGTGACAATGCAATTAATAATTCTGGCGACGGAACGGTCGGCCGGTTCGATCGTTCCCGAAGACGAGTCGAACGAAGCGACCCATTGGCCACGTAAATGACAGATTCCAGTGATCGTCGCCTGGCCCCATCTGTCGGAACAGAAACAACGTGCCAGAGGGTGATCGTCAGCGCAATCGGACTGACACGTCGTGAAACGATCGACCGTACTTATGCGACGAGTCGAGTAACAGTTGGCTGCCCCGACAGGGGATAGGAGCGAGAGACATGACTGACGACGTATACAAATCCGAACACGACGGATCAGACGACTCACGCCGGACGTTCGCGAAGAAAGGCGCACTCGCTGCGAGCGCGCTCGCGCTCGGGGCGGGAGCCTCGAGTACAGCAGCGGCACAGGACAACGGAGAAGCGCTGGTGTTTCCACACCACTACATCCCGGAACAGGACCTGGACGTGCTCTCCCAGTTCGAACAGGGCAACACGGTCAACGTCCTCGAACTCGACGGCGAGACGGTCCCGGAGATCAGCCAGCCCGACGAGTACAACGGCTACGTCGTCCGGTACGACATCGGAGAGGAGACGGCGGGCGCGACCGGCTTCCTCTTCTTGCGAAACGAGAGCCTGGACGACGGCGACACCGTGACCCTGTCGGCCGACGCCACGATGTTCAGTTCCGAAC
Protein-coding sequences here:
- a CDS encoding HIT family protein, coding for MSSIFSQIVDGEIPARIVYEDETTLAFLDANPLAPGHTLVIPKAEYERLEDVPEDEAADLYATIHRLVPAVEDAVDADATTVAFNNGEAAGQEVDHVHCHIVPRFEDDAGGPIHAIFGDLPDLSDDELDDIAADIESQA
- the bluB gene encoding 5,6-dimethylbenzimidazole synthase, with product MFGFTDDEIRAVYRTIYARRDIRRFRDEPIPEETLERVIDAAHHAPSVGFSQPWDFVVVRDPETKAEIKAIASRAIDAAQAAYEQPRRSQFGRLKLEGIEDAPVNVCVTCDPTRGEPHVLGRNSMRRMDVYSTCLAVQNLWLAARAEGIGVGWVSFLYPSEVREVLDVPPHVKPVAYLCVGYPESFPEEPILQTEGWRDRLELDDLVHLEGWEDEGGRGAGDGDPARDRRA
- a CDS encoding uracil-DNA glycosylase, which encodes MPEFPTRRHVLESNCTRCPALVDAREHISWGTGDLDAAVMVVGEAPGYGDPDADRWRGGNWTGKAYTSRHSGRRVRDLLESIGYADDAYYTNAVKCFPAADDDETTNREPTAEERATCRSHLRAELESVSPAVVLATGKHATTTVLEAEGRDLEGFLDSVLDPVRCDRLETWLLPILHPSYQDVWIARLGYEPAEYVAAIEDALETCLAAPPEEWSLE
- a CDS encoding calcium-binding protein; translated protein: MTDDVYKSEHDGSDDSRRTFAKKGALAASALALGAGASSTAAAQDNGEALVFPHHYIPEQDLDVLSQFEQGNTVNVLELDGETVPEISQPDEYNGYVVRYDIGEETAGATGFLFLRNESLDDGDTVTLSADATMFSSELNILSVSINGG